In Sporichthya polymorpha DSM 43042, a genomic segment contains:
- the dprA gene encoding DNA-processing protein DprA: MSAQLNFPVGPEQEALAALLAAAEPGDARLGTELDRWGPAELVHRVRSGCGGFPGASALRRRLETVDGAEQLGRAGALDAVLVARGDPDWPTQLDDLGDSRPLALWLRGSAALRPALLRSAAVVGSRTASAYGLRVAADLGSDLAEHGWTVVSGAALGIDGAAHRGALAGGGPTVAVLAGGLDVPYPVAHARLLDQIAEEGIVISESGLGAAPMRHRFLTRNRLIAALTRGTVVVEAAMRSGALSTARYAADLNRPVLAVPGPVTSTVSAGSNDLLRTRGAVPVTCAGEVIEDLGRIGADLLPTRPAEQRPHDALSRRQAEVIGALPARRPVAVDEVARRCGLDPAAASAELGQLALLGMVERIDGGWRPTRRGRGRAS, from the coding sequence ATGAGCGCGCAACTGAACTTCCCGGTGGGCCCGGAGCAGGAGGCGCTGGCCGCGCTGCTCGCCGCCGCCGAGCCCGGCGACGCCCGGCTGGGGACCGAGCTGGACCGGTGGGGGCCGGCCGAGCTGGTCCATCGGGTCCGGAGCGGGTGCGGCGGATTCCCCGGCGCCTCGGCGCTGCGCCGGCGGCTGGAGACCGTCGACGGCGCCGAGCAGCTCGGCCGGGCGGGGGCACTGGACGCCGTCCTCGTCGCCCGCGGCGACCCGGACTGGCCGACGCAGCTCGACGACCTGGGGGACAGCCGCCCGCTCGCACTGTGGCTGCGGGGCTCGGCCGCGCTGCGCCCGGCGCTGCTGCGCTCCGCGGCGGTGGTGGGCTCGCGCACCGCGTCGGCCTACGGGTTGCGCGTCGCCGCCGACCTCGGCTCGGACCTCGCCGAGCACGGCTGGACGGTCGTGTCCGGCGCGGCGCTCGGCATCGACGGCGCGGCGCACCGCGGGGCGCTCGCCGGGGGTGGGCCGACGGTCGCCGTCCTGGCCGGCGGTCTCGACGTGCCGTACCCCGTCGCGCACGCCCGGTTGCTCGACCAGATCGCGGAGGAGGGGATCGTGATCAGCGAGTCCGGGCTCGGGGCGGCGCCAATGCGGCACCGGTTCCTCACGCGCAACCGCCTGATCGCGGCGTTGACCCGGGGGACGGTCGTCGTCGAGGCCGCGATGCGCAGCGGGGCGCTGAGCACCGCCCGCTACGCGGCCGACCTGAACCGGCCGGTGCTGGCGGTCCCCGGGCCGGTCACCTCGACCGTCTCCGCCGGGTCGAACGACCTGCTGCGTACCCGCGGGGCGGTCCCGGTGACCTGCGCCGGGGAGGTGATCGAGGACCTGGGCCGGATCGGGGCGGACCTGCTGCCCACGCGGCCCGCCGAGCAGCGACCGCACGACGCGCTCTCCCGGCGGCAGGCGGAGGTCATCGGGGCCTTGCCGGCCCGGCGGCCGGTCGCGGTCGACGAGGTCGCCCGCCGCTGCGGGCTCGACCCGGCCGCCGCGAGCGCGGAACTCGGGCAGCTCGCCCTGCTCGGGATGGTCGAGCGCATCGACGGCGGGTGGCGGCCCACCCGCCGGGGGCGGGGACGCGCGAGCTGA
- a CDS encoding tyrosine recombinase XerC, whose product MGDRGVAAAPAHAPVPDQLPPALDDALAAFETYLRDERAFSAHTVRAYLGDVTRLLRHAARSGVREPDGITLPILRSWLALERTTRHADSTLARRAAAARAFTAHALRTGRASTDPGAGLASPKVRRALPGVLTEDQAATLMAVPDPEAGPVGLRDRAVLEVLYATGLRVGELVGLDIDDLDRSRRLVRAVGKGNKERSVPLGRPAMDAVDAWLTRGRPALTTPTSGPALFLGARGGRLDQRAVRTMVTRYLGDVAGAAALGPHGLRHSAATHLLAGGADLRSVQELLGHATLTTTQIYTHVSVERLRASYERAHPRA is encoded by the coding sequence ATGGGCGATCGGGGGGTGGCTGCGGCACCGGCGCACGCGCCCGTGCCCGATCAGCTGCCGCCCGCCCTCGACGACGCCCTCGCGGCGTTCGAGACCTACCTGCGCGACGAACGGGCGTTCTCCGCCCACACCGTCCGTGCCTACCTCGGGGACGTGACCCGGCTGCTGCGGCACGCGGCGCGCTCGGGGGTCCGCGAGCCCGACGGCATCACGCTGCCGATCCTGCGCAGCTGGCTGGCGCTCGAGCGCACCACGCGCCATGCGGACTCCACGCTCGCGCGCCGCGCGGCGGCCGCGCGCGCCTTCACCGCCCACGCGCTGCGGACCGGTCGCGCGAGCACCGACCCCGGGGCCGGGCTGGCCAGCCCCAAGGTGCGCCGCGCCCTGCCGGGCGTGCTGACCGAGGACCAGGCCGCGACGCTGATGGCGGTCCCGGACCCGGAGGCGGGCCCCGTCGGCCTGCGCGACCGCGCGGTGCTCGAGGTCCTCTACGCGACCGGCCTGCGGGTGGGTGAGCTCGTCGGGCTCGACATCGACGACCTGGACCGGAGCCGACGCCTCGTGCGCGCCGTCGGCAAGGGCAACAAGGAACGCAGTGTCCCGCTCGGCCGGCCGGCGATGGACGCCGTCGACGCCTGGCTGACCCGTGGCCGGCCGGCGCTGACGACCCCGACCTCGGGCCCCGCGCTGTTCCTCGGCGCCCGCGGCGGCCGGCTCGACCAGCGCGCGGTCCGCACGATGGTGACCCGGTACCTGGGCGACGTCGCCGGCGCGGCGGCCCTCGGTCCGCACGGTCTGCGGCACAGTGCGGCCACCCACCTACTTGCGGGCGGAGCAGATTTGCGTAGCGTGCAGGAGTTGCTCGGTCACGCAACGCTCACCACGACCCAGATCTACACGCACGTATCCGTCGAGAGACTCAGGGCCTCCTATGAGCGAGCGCACCCGCGAGCCTGA
- the whiG gene encoding RNA polymerase sigma factor WhiG — translation MSERTREPDAAAAADTLGPVPSVVVEHPTAGTVAHVPAQGRDGHPGPTDELPALWRRYREARDEATRERLILHYSPLVRHVAGRVAVGLPPNVDMGDCASYGMFGLIDAIEKYDPDRGVRFEPYAMSRIRGAILDELRALDWIPRSVRAKARSVERGYQALEARLHRSPTEAELAGELGISVEDLQQTFSQISVVNVLALDELLAATDEPGEMNFGDTLADLTADDPVAVFEDQETRALLLNAIAELTERERRVIHLYYVEGMTLAEVGEHVGVSESRVCQIHSKAMLALRTKLAGRR, via the coding sequence ATGAGCGAGCGCACCCGCGAGCCTGACGCCGCCGCGGCGGCGGACACGCTCGGGCCCGTGCCGTCCGTGGTGGTGGAGCACCCGACGGCGGGCACGGTCGCGCACGTCCCGGCGCAGGGTCGGGACGGGCACCCGGGCCCGACGGACGAGCTGCCGGCGCTGTGGCGGCGCTACCGCGAGGCTCGGGACGAGGCGACCCGCGAGCGGCTGATCCTGCACTACTCGCCGCTGGTCCGGCACGTGGCCGGCCGCGTCGCGGTGGGCCTGCCGCCCAACGTCGACATGGGCGACTGCGCGTCCTACGGGATGTTCGGGCTGATCGACGCGATCGAGAAGTACGACCCCGACCGCGGAGTGCGCTTCGAGCCGTACGCGATGAGCCGCATCCGCGGGGCGATCCTCGACGAGCTGCGGGCCCTGGACTGGATCCCGCGCTCGGTGCGCGCCAAGGCCCGCTCGGTGGAGCGCGGCTACCAGGCGCTCGAGGCGCGACTGCACCGCAGCCCGACCGAGGCCGAGCTCGCGGGCGAGCTCGGGATCAGCGTCGAGGACCTGCAGCAGACGTTCAGCCAGATCTCCGTCGTGAACGTCCTCGCCCTCGACGAGCTGCTCGCGGCCACCGACGAGCCGGGGGAGATGAACTTCGGTGACACCCTCGCCGACCTCACCGCCGACGACCCCGTCGCCGTGTTCGAGGACCAGGAGACGCGCGCGCTGCTGCTGAACGCGATCGCCGAGCTCACCGAGCGTGAGCGTCGCGTGATCCACCTGTACTACGTCGAGGGCATGACGCTGGCCGAGGTCGGCGAGCACGTCGGCGTCTCCGAGAGCCGGGTGTGCCAGATCCACTCCAAGGCGATGCTCGCCCTGCGCACCAAGCTGGCCGGCCGGCGCTGA
- the rpsB gene encoding 30S ribosomal protein S2 has translation MAVVTMRQLLESGVHFGHQTRRWNPKMKRYIFTERNGIYIIDLQQSLSYIDRAFEFVKATVAHGGTVMFIGTKKQAQEAIAEQATRVGMPYVNQRWLGGMLTNFSTVYKRLQRLKELEELDFDDVAGSGMTKKELLGLQREKEKLEKTLGGIRDMSRVPSAVWIVDTKKEHIAVGEARKLGIPVVAILDTNCDPDEVDYKIPGNDDAIRSISLLTRVVADAVAEGLMARSGARAGDEKPADGQLATDEPLAEWERELLATQAAGAEAPAEAPAEAPVADAAPAAPAAE, from the coding sequence ATGGCCGTCGTCACGATGCGCCAGCTGCTCGAGAGCGGTGTCCACTTCGGGCACCAGACGCGCCGCTGGAACCCGAAGATGAAGCGCTACATCTTCACCGAGCGCAACGGCATCTACATCATCGATCTGCAGCAGTCGCTCTCCTACATCGACCGCGCGTTCGAGTTCGTCAAGGCCACCGTCGCCCACGGCGGCACGGTGATGTTCATCGGCACGAAGAAGCAGGCCCAGGAGGCCATCGCCGAGCAGGCGACCCGCGTCGGGATGCCGTACGTCAACCAGCGTTGGCTCGGCGGCATGCTGACCAACTTCTCCACCGTCTACAAGCGGCTGCAGCGTCTGAAGGAGCTCGAGGAGCTCGACTTCGACGACGTCGCCGGCTCGGGCATGACCAAGAAGGAACTGCTCGGTCTGCAGCGGGAGAAGGAGAAGCTGGAGAAGACCCTGGGCGGTATCCGGGACATGTCCCGTGTGCCGAGCGCGGTGTGGATCGTCGACACCAAGAAGGAGCACATCGCCGTCGGCGAGGCCCGCAAGCTGGGCATCCCGGTCGTCGCGATCCTCGACACCAACTGCGACCCCGACGAGGTCGACTACAAGATCCCGGGCAACGACGACGCGATCCGGTCGATCAGCCTGCTCACCCGCGTCGTGGCCGACGCCGTCGCCGAGGGCCTGATGGCCCGCTCCGGCGCGCGCGCCGGCGACGAGAAGCCCGCGGACGGTCAGCTGGCCACCGACGAGCCGCTCGCGGAGTGGGAGCGCGAGCTGCTCGCGACCCAGGCGGCCGGTGCCGAGGCTCCGGCCGAGGCCCCCGCCGAGGCCCCGGTTGCGGACGCGGCTCCGGCGGCTCCGGCGGCCGAGTAG
- the tsf gene encoding translation elongation factor Ts encodes MADFTAADVKKLRELTGAGMMDCKRALEETGGDFDAAVDLLRTKGAAKAAKRSAERSANSGLVAASGNALVELNSETDFVAKNEQFQDLAQEIADFVDSSKITDREELLAAALPNGKTVRESIDAASAVIGEKLDLGQVARYDGDVAIYLHRKSADLPPAVGVLVSYEGGSQDAARGAAMQIAAMKPQYLSRDEVPAEVVEHERRIAEATAREEGKPEAALPKITEGRVTGFFKDVVLLEQASVQDSKKNVKAVLDEAGVTVKAFARLSVGGA; translated from the coding sequence ATGGCCGACTTCACCGCGGCGGACGTCAAGAAGCTCCGCGAGCTGACCGGCGCCGGGATGATGGACTGCAAGCGGGCGCTGGAGGAGACCGGTGGCGACTTCGACGCCGCCGTCGACCTGCTCCGTACCAAGGGTGCGGCCAAGGCCGCGAAGCGCAGCGCCGAGCGCAGCGCCAACTCGGGTCTGGTCGCGGCCTCGGGCAACGCCCTGGTCGAGCTGAACTCCGAGACCGACTTCGTCGCCAAGAACGAGCAGTTCCAGGACCTCGCGCAGGAGATCGCCGACTTCGTCGACTCCAGCAAGATCACGGACCGCGAGGAGCTGCTCGCGGCCGCGCTGCCGAACGGCAAGACGGTCCGCGAGTCGATCGACGCCGCCAGCGCGGTCATCGGCGAGAAGCTCGACCTGGGCCAGGTCGCGCGGTACGACGGCGACGTCGCGATCTACCTGCACCGCAAGAGCGCGGACCTGCCTCCGGCCGTCGGCGTGCTCGTCTCCTACGAGGGCGGCTCGCAGGACGCGGCCCGTGGCGCGGCCATGCAGATCGCCGCGATGAAGCCGCAGTACCTCTCGCGGGACGAGGTCCCGGCCGAGGTCGTCGAGCACGAGCGGCGCATCGCCGAGGCGACCGCGCGTGAGGAGGGCAAGCCGGAGGCGGCGCTGCCCAAGATCACCGAGGGTCGCGTGACCGGCTTCTTCAAGGACGTCGTCCTGCTGGAGCAGGCGTCGGTCCAGGACAGCAAGAAGAACGTCAAGGCCGTCCTCGACGAGGCGGGCGTGACCGTCAAGGCGTTCGCGCGCCTCTCGGTCGGCGGGGCCTGA
- the pyrH gene encoding UMP kinase has product MLKLSGEVLAGEKGIGVDPLVVRLIARQIAEAARTGVQIAVVLGGGNYFRGKELSLAGMDRSRADYMGMLGTIMNCLAVQDFIEKQGVETRVQTAITMGQVAEPYIPRRAVRHMEKGRIVIFGGGLGAPFFSTDTTAAQRALEVGAQAVLMGKQGVDGVYDADPKHHPEAVRFDHLTYSEFLTRGLKVADATAIALCRDNSLPIVVFDLLAEGNIGRAVRGEKIGTLIGGEI; this is encoded by the coding sequence ATGCTCAAGCTCTCCGGCGAGGTGCTCGCCGGCGAGAAGGGCATCGGCGTGGACCCGCTCGTCGTCCGCCTGATAGCTCGTCAGATCGCCGAGGCGGCCCGCACCGGGGTGCAGATCGCCGTTGTGCTCGGCGGCGGGAACTACTTCCGCGGCAAGGAACTCTCCCTCGCCGGGATGGACCGCAGCCGAGCCGACTACATGGGCATGCTCGGCACGATCATGAACTGCCTCGCCGTGCAGGACTTCATCGAGAAGCAGGGCGTCGAGACACGGGTCCAGACCGCGATCACCATGGGTCAGGTCGCGGAGCCCTACATCCCGCGGCGGGCGGTGCGGCACATGGAGAAGGGCCGCATCGTCATCTTCGGCGGCGGCCTCGGCGCACCGTTCTTCTCCACCGACACCACGGCCGCGCAGCGCGCGCTCGAGGTCGGCGCCCAGGCGGTCCTGATGGGCAAGCAGGGCGTGGACGGCGTCTACGACGCCGACCCCAAGCACCACCCCGAGGCGGTCCGGTTCGACCACCTCACCTACTCGGAATTCCTCACCCGAGGCCTGAAGGTCGCCGACGCCACCGCGATCGCGCTCTGCCGAGACAACTCGCTGCCGATCGTCGTCTTCGACCTGCTGGCTGAGGGCAACATCGGCCGAGCGGTCCGGGGTGAGAAGATCGGCACCCTCATCGGCGGCGAGATCTGA
- the frr gene encoding ribosome recycling factor yields the protein MIDDTLLEAEEKMEKAVEVAKEDFSAIRTGRANPAMFSKIMVDYYGALTPVNQLASFTTPEARMVIVSPYDKGSLAAIEKAIRDSDLGVNPSNDGSIIRVVLPQLTEERRKEYIKVAKGKAEDARISIRNIRRHAMEALHKMQKDGDAGEDDVRRAEKHLEDVTHKYVGTVDELLKHKEAELLEV from the coding sequence ATGATCGACGACACCCTGCTCGAGGCCGAGGAGAAGATGGAGAAGGCCGTCGAGGTCGCCAAGGAGGACTTCTCCGCGATCCGCACCGGCCGTGCCAACCCGGCGATGTTCTCCAAGATCATGGTCGACTACTACGGCGCCCTGACTCCGGTGAACCAGCTCGCCTCGTTCACCACGCCCGAGGCGCGCATGGTGATCGTGAGCCCCTACGACAAGGGCTCGCTGGCCGCCATCGAGAAGGCGATCCGTGACTCCGACCTCGGCGTGAACCCGAGCAACGACGGCTCGATCATCCGCGTCGTCCTGCCGCAGCTCACCGAGGAGCGGCGTAAGGAGTACATCAAGGTCGCCAAGGGCAAGGCCGAGGACGCGCGCATCTCCATCCGCAACATCCGTCGCCACGCGATGGAGGCCCTGCACAAGATGCAGAAGGACGGCGACGCGGGCGAGGACGACGTCCGCCGCGCGGAGAAGCACCTCGAGGACGTCACCCACAAGTACGTCGGCACCGTCGACGAGCTGCTCAAGCACAAGGAAGCCGAGCTCCTCGAGGTCTGA